A genomic window from Cloacibacillus evryensis DSM 19522 includes:
- a CDS encoding phosphatidate cytidylyltransferase has translation MEKLNEFLRSSPDLQLRAFSSVFIVLAVVGGIMLGGHVWSAIVILIAMFSLWEFHKLQLSRLSASPVLIMISGLFILLGTAFGLMSIATILCSISAIAFIALFLEVLKRQVSGESNALVTMGATVAGIAYVVLPWSFMILIRSRELGAMFLITLFFCTWSCDVAAYFVGSHLGRNLLCSQVSPHKTWEGFLGGAAASFMCGGLLALIFSFPPMPLLLMGLLCGIAGQLGDLGESVLKREAGVKDTGSIIPGHGGLLDRFDSILVNGTLAFVIFELIG, from the coding sequence ATGGAAAAGCTTAATGAATTCCTCCGTTCTAGCCCCGATCTCCAACTGCGCGCGTTCAGCAGCGTATTCATCGTACTGGCGGTGGTCGGCGGCATCATGCTCGGAGGCCACGTCTGGAGCGCGATCGTAATTCTTATCGCGATGTTTTCGCTCTGGGAGTTCCACAAACTTCAACTGTCCAGGTTGAGCGCCTCGCCGGTGCTGATCATGATCTCCGGGCTTTTTATCCTGCTCGGAACGGCCTTCGGCCTCATGAGCATCGCGACGATCCTCTGTTCCATCTCGGCGATCGCCTTCATCGCGCTTTTTCTTGAGGTGCTGAAGCGTCAGGTATCGGGGGAGAGCAACGCGCTGGTGACGATGGGGGCCACAGTGGCCGGCATCGCCTACGTCGTGCTGCCGTGGTCGTTCATGATCCTCATACGCTCGCGGGAACTGGGCGCGATGTTCCTCATCACCCTCTTCTTCTGCACCTGGAGCTGTGACGTCGCGGCCTACTTCGTCGGCAGCCACTTGGGAAGAAACCTTCTCTGCAGCCAGGTCAGCCCGCACAAGACATGGGAGGGTTTTCTCGGCGGAGCGGCGGCCAGCTTCATGTGCGGCGGCCTGCTCGCGCTGATCTTCTCCTTCCCGCCGATGCCGCTGCTGCTGATGGGGCTTCTCTGCGGAATAGCGGGACAGCTCGGCGACCTCGGCGAATCGGTGCTCAAACGCGAGGCCGGAGTCAAGGATACCGGCTCGATAATCCCCGGACACGGAGGGCTGCTCGACCGCTTTGACAGCATTCTCGTCAACGGTACGCTTGCGTTTGTCATATTTGAACTGATAGGATAG
- a CDS encoding arginine deiminase, with the protein MNQKSQFSVFSETGPLRQVMLHRPGKEIDRLTIENMDELLFDDLLWLAQAQREHDNFAEILRKDGTEVLYFSDCLADVVDAAPIREQLIKDVFKFECLDRRLSEAFITELMNIPSKELADHLIEGYTKKEVRDICKCNLSLVSSVENGSDFIIHPIPNLYFQRDPAITVANGIIIGQMTFEARRIEPLYWKYITNYHPRFEGMQILFGDAADEVWPQKVEGGDLLVISGDTMAIGVSQRTAPTTVQRIGRNLASRTPIKRIFAFEIPKERYCMHLDTVFTMVDRDAFCIYPPILESLKVWQLDYSEDGRITGLEQKDDWQRAVAETLGYDKLRLIKMTAHNKAEMAREQWHDGCNTLAVAPGKVVTYNRNINSSKILRDNGIEVLELEGPELGRGRGGPRCMSMPLNRLPL; encoded by the coding sequence ATGAACCAGAAGAGCCAATTCAGTGTATTCTCCGAAACCGGACCGTTGCGACAAGTCATGCTCCACAGGCCGGGCAAGGAGATCGACAGGCTTACCATCGAAAACATGGACGAACTGCTCTTCGACGACCTTCTCTGGCTTGCTCAGGCCCAGAGAGAGCACGACAATTTTGCCGAGATACTCAGAAAAGACGGCACAGAGGTTCTCTACTTCAGCGACTGCCTCGCGGATGTGGTGGATGCCGCGCCAATACGCGAGCAGCTCATCAAAGACGTATTCAAATTTGAATGCCTTGACCGACGACTTTCCGAGGCCTTCATAACGGAGCTGATGAACATACCGTCGAAAGAACTGGCGGATCATCTGATTGAAGGCTACACAAAAAAAGAGGTCAGAGACATCTGCAAATGCAATTTAAGCTTGGTATCATCCGTTGAAAACGGAAGCGATTTCATCATCCACCCCATCCCAAACCTTTACTTCCAAAGAGATCCGGCGATAACCGTCGCCAACGGCATAATAATCGGACAGATGACCTTCGAGGCGCGCCGCATCGAACCTCTTTACTGGAAATACATCACAAACTACCATCCAAGATTTGAAGGAATGCAGATATTGTTCGGAGACGCCGCGGACGAAGTATGGCCGCAGAAAGTCGAAGGGGGAGACCTGCTGGTCATCTCCGGCGATACGATGGCCATCGGCGTCTCGCAGCGCACGGCCCCCACCACCGTTCAGCGCATAGGACGCAACCTCGCCTCACGCACGCCGATAAAACGCATCTTCGCCTTTGAAATACCGAAGGAACGCTACTGCATGCACCTCGACACCGTCTTCACGATGGTTGACCGCGACGCTTTCTGCATCTATCCGCCGATCCTGGAATCGCTGAAAGTATGGCAGCTCGATTACAGCGAAGACGGCCGCATAACCGGCCTCGAGCAGAAAGATGACTGGCAGCGGGCGGTGGCGGAGACGCTCGGCTACGATAAACTGCGCCTCATCAAAATGACGGCGCACAACAAGGCGGAAATGGCGCGCGAGCAGTGGCACGACGGCTGCAACACCCTCGCGGTCGCCCCCGGGAAGGTAGTCACCTACAACCGCAATATAAATTCGTCGAAAATACTCAGAGACAACGGGATCGAAGTCCTCGAGCTGGAGGGGCCTGAACTCGGCAGGGGACGCGGCGGCCCGCGCTGCATGTCGATGCCGCTGAACAGACTGCCGCTATAG
- the uppS gene encoding polyprenyl diphosphate synthase, with product MEKKKLAHVAIIMDGNGRWAKSKHLPRVMGHHAGVRAVERTVRAAKDLDIPYISLYAFSTENWKRPKGEVLGLMGLFRYYMNSKLNELCREKTRMRFAGDLAALPEDIRQILRRAEEKTEQYEERQLIICLNYGGRKEIIDAINKITAQNPQSPVTEEMLRENLYLPDVPDPDLIIRTSGELRLSNFWLWQSSYSEYYFTDKYWPDFNKEDLEEAVKDYYERERRYGKA from the coding sequence ATGGAAAAGAAAAAACTCGCGCATGTGGCGATAATAATGGATGGGAACGGGCGCTGGGCGAAGTCAAAGCACCTGCCGCGCGTGATGGGCCACCATGCCGGCGTGCGGGCGGTAGAACGCACCGTGCGCGCGGCAAAGGATCTCGACATACCATACATCTCTCTTTATGCCTTCTCAACGGAAAACTGGAAGCGTCCCAAAGGCGAGGTCCTCGGACTTATGGGGCTCTTTCGCTACTACATGAACTCCAAACTCAACGAACTGTGCAGGGAAAAGACCCGTATGCGCTTCGCGGGCGATCTCGCGGCGCTGCCGGAAGACATCCGGCAGATACTGCGCAGAGCCGAGGAAAAGACGGAACAATACGAGGAACGCCAGCTTATAATCTGCCTCAACTATGGCGGACGCAAAGAAATAATTGACGCGATAAATAAAATAACTGCCCAAAACCCACAAAGTCCGGTTACGGAAGAGATGCTGCGGGAGAACCTGTACCTGCCGGACGTTCCGGACCCGGACCTCATCATCCGCACAAGCGGCGAGCTGCGCCTCAGCAACTTCTGGCTATGGCAAAGCTCTTACAGTGAATACTATTTTACGGACAAATACTGGCCCGATTTCAATAAAGAAGACCTTGAGGAGGCTGTGAAAGACTATTATGAAAGAGAACGTCGTTATGGAAAAGCTTAA
- the ispG gene encoding flavodoxin-dependent (E)-4-hydroxy-3-methylbut-2-enyl-diphosphate synthase, with protein MGSRKSVSIGGLRIGGGAPVRVESMLKTRLTDIDGCAAETEELAAAGCELARAALPDERLAASFAELIKKSALPLMADIHFDHRLALAALKAGCRAIRINPGNMSGSAGLAEVIAAAKDTGAVIRIGANGGSLNNAQMEAAGGDRGAALVLAVEEQLRLLTKNKFEEMIISAKSSSVEETARANAILANRYPYPLHIGITEAGCGNSGIVKGAVGIGLMLAQGIGDTIRVSLTSPGVEEVETGYNILQALGLRSRGWQLVSCPTCGRRRIEVAALVEKLRAIIPPTANRGMTIAVMGCEVNGPKEASSADFGVAGSPNGFIVFKKGAFVCRGEMKDFEEIIRREITIY; from the coding sequence ATGGGCAGCAGAAAAAGCGTATCGATCGGAGGCCTGAGGATCGGAGGCGGCGCGCCGGTGCGCGTGGAAAGCATGCTGAAGACGCGCCTCACGGATATCGATGGCTGCGCGGCGGAGACGGAAGAGCTCGCCGCCGCCGGCTGCGAACTGGCGAGGGCGGCGCTGCCGGACGAACGGCTTGCCGCCTCCTTCGCGGAGCTGATCAAAAAAAGTGCCCTGCCGCTCATGGCGGACATCCACTTCGACCACCGGCTCGCCCTGGCGGCGCTAAAGGCCGGCTGCCGGGCGATCAGAATAAATCCCGGCAATATGAGCGGATCGGCAGGCCTCGCCGAGGTCATTGCCGCCGCGAAAGATACCGGAGCCGTCATACGCATCGGTGCCAACGGCGGCTCCCTCAACAACGCCCAGATGGAAGCCGCGGGGGGAGACAGGGGAGCGGCGCTCGTCCTCGCCGTCGAAGAACAGCTCAGGCTGCTCACAAAAAATAAATTCGAGGAAATGATCATCTCGGCAAAATCATCATCCGTGGAAGAGACGGCGCGTGCCAACGCCATACTCGCGAACAGATACCCCTATCCGCTCCACATCGGCATCACCGAAGCGGGATGCGGCAATTCCGGGATCGTCAAGGGGGCAGTCGGCATCGGGCTGATGCTCGCGCAGGGGATCGGAGACACCATCCGCGTCAGCCTCACCTCGCCTGGCGTCGAAGAGGTAGAGACCGGCTACAACATCCTGCAGGCCCTCGGACTGCGGAGCAGGGGCTGGCAGCTCGTCAGCTGCCCGACCTGCGGCCGCCGGCGCATCGAGGTCGCCGCGCTCGTTGAAAAACTCCGCGCGATAATACCGCCGACGGCGAACAGGGGCATGACCATCGCCGTGATGGGCTGCGAGGTCAACGGCCCCAAGGAGGCCTCGAGCGCCGACTTCGGCGTCGCCGGCAGCCCCAACGGCTTCATAGTCTTTAAAAAAGGAGCCTTCGTCTGCCGCGGCGAGATGAAAGATTTTGAAGAGATCATCCGCAGAGAGATAACAATTTACTAA
- the murA gene encoding UDP-N-acetylglucosamine 1-carboxyvinyltransferase, with product METNGLKKLAEKMIIRGGRRLSGTISVQGAKNAALPVMAASILLKGQTLKLEGVPDLYDIHTMCDLLRHLGAAVTFDNHCMTIDVPHELNCETPVELVRKMRASSLVLGPLVARCGRALLPLPGGCVLGSRPLDFHLKGLAKMGAEIELKGGAVTATAGKLSGATISLEFPSVGATENLMMAAALAEGTTFIENAAKEPEIVNLAEILRLMGAPVKGDGTETIRVTGAGSLHSASGEIIPDRIEAATYLMAGVITNGSVTVRGISPNYMEAILNKLREAGVEIDVFGSEITAKWVAPLKGVTIKTMPYPGFPTDTQPQLMAVLTLANGTSVIHESVFDSRLLHINEFKKMGAKIEVQDNIAIVTGVGRLNGAEVHSSNLRAGAALILLALAAEDDTTICDLQHVWRGYEGLVEKLRALGAEIEFTE from the coding sequence ATGGAAACTAATGGTTTGAAAAAATTGGCAGAAAAAATGATCATACGCGGCGGAAGAAGGCTCAGCGGGACTATATCTGTCCAGGGAGCCAAGAACGCCGCTCTGCCTGTGATGGCGGCTTCGATCCTTTTAAAAGGCCAGACGCTGAAACTGGAAGGAGTCCCCGATCTATACGACATCCACACGATGTGCGACCTGCTCAGGCACCTTGGGGCCGCGGTGACCTTCGATAACCACTGCATGACGATCGATGTGCCTCATGAGCTCAATTGCGAGACCCCCGTCGAGCTGGTGCGCAAAATGCGCGCCTCTTCGCTCGTGCTCGGGCCTCTCGTCGCCAGATGCGGACGGGCGCTGCTGCCGCTGCCGGGAGGCTGCGTGCTTGGCAGCAGGCCCCTTGATTTTCACCTTAAGGGACTTGCCAAAATGGGAGCCGAGATAGAACTTAAAGGCGGCGCGGTAACGGCGACCGCCGGCAAACTTAGCGGGGCGACGATCTCCCTGGAATTCCCTTCGGTGGGCGCCACGGAAAACCTGATGATGGCGGCGGCGCTCGCGGAGGGCACCACCTTCATCGAAAACGCCGCGAAAGAGCCCGAGATAGTCAACCTCGCGGAGATACTGCGCCTCATGGGAGCCCCGGTGAAGGGCGACGGGACCGAGACGATCCGCGTCACCGGCGCAGGCTCGCTCCATTCGGCGAGCGGCGAGATAATCCCGGACCGCATCGAGGCGGCGACATACCTGATGGCCGGCGTGATCACGAACGGCAGCGTCACGGTACGGGGGATCTCGCCCAATTATATGGAGGCGATACTCAACAAGCTGCGGGAGGCCGGCGTCGAGATCGACGTCTTTGGCAGCGAGATCACGGCCAAGTGGGTAGCCCCGCTCAAAGGCGTGACGATAAAGACCATGCCCTACCCGGGCTTCCCGACGGATACGCAGCCACAGCTTATGGCGGTGCTCACACTCGCGAACGGTACCAGCGTCATCCATGAAAGCGTCTTTGACTCACGCCTGCTCCACATCAACGAATTCAAAAAGATGGGAGCAAAAATAGAGGTGCAGGACAACATCGCGATCGTCACCGGCGTCGGCAGGCTGAACGGAGCGGAGGTCCACTCATCGAACCTCCGCGCGGGAGCGGCGCTGATACTGCTTGCGCTGGCCGCCGAGGACGATACGACGATCTGCGACCTCCAGCATGTCTGGCGCGGTTACGAGGGGCTTGTGGAGAAGCTGCGCGCTCTCGGCGCGGAGATAGAATTTACGGAATAG
- a CDS encoding uracil-DNA glycosylase encodes MTENEDILLKLNDEERAAMKKTLWEETKANVLACRACPLAETRTKVVFGDGDPDSRLMFIGEGPGADEDTQGIPFVGRAGQLLTQILTAAGISRREVYITNIVKCRPPENRVPTPAETVLCDKHLQTQIMLINPALIVLLGNTPARWILQTSEGITKLRGRWFEWRGAAVMPMFHPSYLLRNASSKEGSPKHLTWLDIQEVKRQWDAVKATGSISGIKFG; translated from the coding sequence ATGACGGAAAACGAAGATATATTGCTTAAACTGAACGACGAGGAGAGGGCGGCGATGAAGAAGACGCTCTGGGAAGAGACGAAGGCAAACGTGCTTGCCTGCCGCGCCTGCCCCCTCGCGGAAACGCGGACGAAGGTCGTCTTCGGCGACGGCGACCCGGACAGCAGGCTGATGTTCATCGGCGAAGGGCCGGGAGCAGACGAAGACACACAAGGGATCCCCTTCGTCGGCAGGGCGGGGCAGCTCCTGACTCAGATCCTGACGGCGGCGGGGATCAGCCGCCGGGAGGTCTACATAACCAACATCGTAAAATGCAGGCCGCCGGAGAACCGCGTGCCGACGCCGGCGGAGACGGTGCTCTGCGACAAGCATCTGCAGACACAGATAATGCTGATAAACCCGGCGCTGATCGTGCTGCTGGGGAATACGCCCGCGCGCTGGATACTGCAGACGAGCGAGGGCATAACGAAGCTCCGCGGGCGCTGGTTCGAGTGGCGCGGGGCCGCAGTCATGCCGATGTTCCACCCGAGCTACCTGCTGCGCAACGCCAGCTCGAAGGAGGGCAGCCCCAAGCACCTGACCTGGCTCGACATCCAGGAGGTAAAACGCCAGTGGGACGCCGTCAAGGCCACCGGTTCCATCAGCGGCATCAAATTTGGCTAG
- the rseP gene encoding RIP metalloprotease RseP — translation MISIISFLIVIGICVMSHEGGHYWAARFRDVMIHEYSFGMGPVIWSRRKGETQYSFRAFPIGGFVKLEGEDAGEEGEEKPAGYDPKRSLANKKPWERILIIGAGASVNIALAWILTAAYLSGYGIYNMEVPKLGNIMENTPAYSAGLKSGDIIRSIDGRELKNWADIRKNIQDRDKRGDRFDITVERGGEEKHFAIDVPVNKEAGGRLLGVQPSHEKYPLFKALGTAFTYSWKMSVEILSGLWMALTGQIKADVTGPVGIATMAGDAFREGFWTFIAFLGVINLNLGLLNLLPFPALDGGRIIFILVELVTRRKVPERVETMIHYAGFIILLALIFLVTGKDIYRLIQ, via the coding sequence TTGATAAGCATCATTTCATTTCTGATAGTGATAGGAATATGCGTGATGTCGCACGAGGGCGGCCACTACTGGGCGGCCCGCTTCCGCGACGTCATGATACACGAATACTCGTTCGGCATGGGGCCTGTGATCTGGAGCAGGCGGAAGGGAGAGACGCAGTATTCCTTCCGCGCCTTTCCCATCGGGGGATTCGTGAAGCTCGAGGGAGAGGACGCGGGGGAGGAAGGCGAGGAAAAGCCGGCCGGCTACGACCCGAAACGGTCTCTGGCCAATAAAAAACCGTGGGAACGCATCCTGATCATCGGCGCCGGCGCTTCGGTCAACATCGCACTTGCCTGGATACTGACGGCGGCATACCTAAGCGGCTACGGCATATACAACATGGAGGTGCCAAAGCTCGGCAACATTATGGAAAACACCCCCGCCTACAGCGCGGGGCTCAAGAGCGGCGACATCATCAGGAGCATCGACGGCAGGGAACTCAAGAACTGGGCCGACATCAGGAAGAACATTCAGGATAGAGACAAAAGGGGCGATCGCTTCGACATCACCGTGGAGCGCGGCGGCGAAGAGAAACACTTCGCGATCGACGTGCCGGTCAATAAAGAGGCGGGCGGCCGCCTGCTCGGCGTACAGCCGTCCCATGAGAAATATCCCCTCTTCAAAGCTCTGGGAACGGCCTTCACCTATTCATGGAAAATGAGCGTGGAGATACTGAGCGGCCTCTGGATGGCGCTCACCGGGCAGATAAAGGCCGACGTCACGGGGCCGGTGGGCATCGCGACGATGGCGGGCGACGCCTTCCGCGAGGGATTCTGGACCTTCATCGCCTTCCTCGGCGTGATAAACCTCAACCTCGGCCTGCTGAACCTGCTGCCGTTTCCGGCGCTTGACGGAGGCAGGATAATCTTCATCCTCGTGGAACTGGTGACGCGCCGTAAGGTGCCGGAGAGAGTGGAGACGATGATCCATTACGCCGGCTTCATCATCCTGCTCGCGCTGATCTTCCTCGTCACCGGCAAAGACATATACAGACTTATACAGTAG
- the argF gene encoding ornithine carbamoyltransferase, translated as MPVNLRNRHLISLKHHTPEEINYLLDLAADLKNKKRAGIKGNLLERKNVALIFEKPSTRTRCAFTVAAIDEGGHPEYLGKNDIQLGHKEDVADTARVLGRMFDGIEFRGFSQKVVEDLAKYAGVPVWNGLTDDYHPTQVLADFLTIRENFGRLKGVRLVYVGDGRNNVANSLMIGAAKMGMHFVIGSPKELFPDPALVAECEQIAKECESGATITITDDPKAAVKDADAIYTDVWASMGEEAKLAERKAILQPYQVNMELIKASGNDDVIFLHCLPAVKGYEVTEEAFESRHARQFDEAENRMHTIKAVMVASIGNF; from the coding sequence ATGCCTGTAAATCTTCGCAACCGCCATCTCATCTCTCTTAAGCACCACACGCCGGAAGAGATCAATTACCTCCTTGACCTCGCAGCGGACCTTAAGAACAAAAAACGCGCCGGGATCAAAGGAAACCTTCTTGAACGCAAGAACGTCGCGCTCATCTTCGAGAAGCCGTCGACACGCACACGCTGCGCCTTTACCGTCGCCGCCATAGACGAGGGCGGACACCCCGAATACCTCGGAAAGAACGACATCCAGCTCGGCCACAAAGAGGACGTCGCCGACACCGCGCGCGTCCTCGGCCGCATGTTTGACGGCATCGAATTCCGCGGCTTCAGCCAGAAAGTCGTGGAAGATCTCGCGAAATACGCCGGCGTTCCCGTATGGAACGGCCTCACCGACGACTACCACCCGACTCAGGTCCTCGCCGACTTCCTCACCATCCGTGAGAACTTCGGCCGCCTCAAGGGCGTCAGACTCGTCTACGTCGGAGACGGGCGCAACAACGTCGCCAACTCACTGATGATCGGCGCCGCGAAAATGGGCATGCACTTCGTCATCGGCTCGCCGAAAGAACTCTTCCCCGACCCGGCCCTCGTCGCCGAGTGTGAGCAGATCGCAAAAGAGTGTGAATCCGGCGCGACGATAACCATCACTGACGACCCGAAAGCCGCCGTCAAAGACGCCGACGCCATCTACACCGACGTCTGGGCCTCGATGGGCGAAGAGGCGAAGCTTGCCGAACGCAAGGCGATACTCCAGCCCTACCAGGTAAACATGGAACTCATAAAAGCCTCCGGCAACGACGACGTGATCTTCCTCCACTGCCTGCCGGCGGTAAAAGGATACGAAGTCACGGAAGAGGCCTTCGAGTCGCGCCACGCGAGACAGTTCGACGAAGCGGAAAACCGCATGCACACCATCAAAGCGGTAATGGTCGCCAGCATCGGAAACTTCTAA
- a CDS encoding 1-deoxy-D-xylulose-5-phosphate reductoisomerase, which translates to MEKIRLAVTGATGSVGGAVLDICARFPRIFEIRALSARSNAKKLAELGRKHNAGILCLTEPEDKNWREEGFLCLTGKEGLAAMVEEPSVDHAVFASSGVAAIEALQKALTRGIDVSLANKESIVVAGPWVMPLVKRADQLRPVDSEHSALWQCLRDAPKNELSRVWLTASGGPFRDYGAEEMERVTPEAALKHPVWKMGPKITVDSATLMNKGIECIEAMQLFDLPAEKVGALIHPRSQVHGMVEFIDGTVKLLLSQADMRLPAAAAIAWPKRLPLAENGLPPIEPAGWELDFREIDEKLFPCFALAREAGRLGGAYPALLVGADESAVKHFLGHEISYRAIAEVISEVLGRYGGNPPKTLEEAVALVEEGEKTADKICRDRRNR; encoded by the coding sequence ATGGAAAAGATAAGGCTTGCGGTAACAGGGGCCACCGGAAGCGTCGGCGGCGCCGTCCTTGATATTTGCGCGCGTTTTCCGCGGATATTTGAGATAAGGGCGCTTTCAGCGCGGAGCAACGCGAAGAAGCTGGCGGAGCTCGGCAGAAAGCACAACGCCGGGATACTCTGCTTGACCGAACCGGAAGATAAAAACTGGCGCGAGGAGGGATTCCTCTGCCTTACCGGCAAAGAGGGGCTTGCGGCGATGGTCGAAGAACCCTCCGTGGACCACGCCGTATTCGCTTCGTCGGGCGTCGCGGCAATAGAGGCCCTGCAAAAGGCCCTTACGCGCGGCATAGACGTCTCGCTCGCAAACAAGGAGAGCATCGTCGTCGCCGGCCCTTGGGTGATGCCGCTGGTAAAAAGGGCCGATCAGCTTCGCCCCGTGGACAGCGAGCACAGCGCCCTCTGGCAGTGTCTGCGCGACGCTCCGAAAAATGAGCTCTCGCGTGTCTGGCTGACCGCCTCCGGCGGCCCGTTCAGAGATTACGGCGCGGAAGAGATGGAAAGGGTGACGCCGGAGGCGGCGCTCAAGCACCCCGTCTGGAAGATGGGGCCGAAGATAACGGTCGACAGCGCCACTTTGATGAATAAGGGTATAGAATGTATAGAGGCGATGCAGCTCTTCGACCTGCCCGCCGAAAAGGTGGGCGCGCTCATCCATCCACGTTCGCAGGTACACGGAATGGTGGAATTTATAGACGGCACGGTGAAGCTGCTGCTATCACAGGCGGACATGAGGCTGCCGGCGGCCGCGGCCATCGCCTGGCCGAAGCGTCTGCCGCTTGCGGAAAACGGCCTTCCTCCCATAGAACCGGCTGGTTGGGAGCTTGATTTTCGCGAAATAGACGAAAAACTTTTTCCCTGCTTCGCGTTGGCGCGCGAGGCGGGACGGCTCGGCGGCGCCTATCCGGCGCTGCTTGTGGGAGCCGACGAGAGCGCAGTCAAACACTTTCTCGGCCATGAGATATCCTACCGGGCCATCGCGGAGGTCATCTCCGAGGTGCTCGGGCGCTATGGCGGAAATCCGCCAAAGACTCTCGAAGAGGCTGTCGCCCTCGTCGAAGAGGGTGAAAAGACGGCCGACAAGATATGCAGAGACCGGAGGAACAGATAG
- the wecB gene encoding non-hydrolyzing UDP-N-acetylglucosamine 2-epimerase, with protein MDKKKIVCVIGTRPEAIKMAPVVIALMKQEYFDVRILATGQHAAMLDQVLDFFSLTADRNLHIMKERQTLDYITSSVLTGAGEYFDEVKPAAVLVHGDTTTTFAAGLAAFYRNIPIGHVEAGLRSWNMRLPFPEEMNRVLIDKIVTWGFAPTELAADNLRREGVPESGISVTGNTVIDALFYTVAAQTKPKCEELRALPEGAPFVLVTAHRRESWGKPLEDICRALVGIIESHPELWMVIPMHKNPAVREIIHKYLDGREKVILCDPLDYPDFVWAMNASKFILSDSGGVQEEASAIKKPVLILRDVTERPEAVEHGSGLLVGVDRAKILDTAVRLLDSPEEIAKIEKKCAAQPFGDGTASIKIANTLKESLRD; from the coding sequence ATGGATAAGAAAAAGATCGTATGCGTTATCGGGACGAGACCCGAGGCAATCAAGATGGCTCCCGTCGTTATCGCGCTGATGAAACAGGAATATTTTGACGTGAGGATACTGGCGACGGGGCAGCACGCGGCCATGCTCGACCAGGTGCTTGACTTCTTCAGCCTCACGGCGGACAGAAATCTGCATATAATGAAGGAACGCCAGACGCTCGACTACATAACGTCATCCGTGCTCACCGGCGCGGGGGAATACTTCGACGAAGTCAAACCCGCCGCCGTACTCGTGCACGGAGACACGACGACGACCTTCGCGGCAGGGCTTGCCGCCTTTTACCGCAACATCCCGATCGGCCACGTCGAAGCGGGGCTGCGCAGCTGGAACATGAGGCTGCCCTTCCCGGAAGAGATGAACCGCGTCCTGATCGACAAGATCGTGACCTGGGGCTTCGCGCCGACAGAGCTGGCCGCCGATAACCTGAGAAGAGAGGGGGTGCCCGAAAGCGGGATCAGCGTCACCGGCAATACGGTGATCGACGCCCTCTTCTATACCGTCGCGGCGCAGACTAAGCCCAAATGCGAAGAGCTCAGGGCACTGCCGGAGGGCGCGCCGTTCGTGCTGGTCACGGCTCACCGCCGCGAATCGTGGGGCAAGCCGCTTGAGGATATCTGCCGGGCGCTCGTAGGTATAATCGAAAGCCACCCTGAACTGTGGATGGTCATCCCGATGCACAAAAATCCCGCGGTCCGTGAGATAATACATAAATACCTCGACGGCAGGGAAAAGGTCATTCTCTGCGACCCGCTGGACTATCCCGATTTTGTCTGGGCGATGAACGCCTCAAAGTTCATCCTCAGCGACAGCGGCGGCGTCCAGGAAGAGGCCTCGGCGATCAAGAAACCGGTGCTGATACTGAGGGACGTCACGGAACGCCCCGAGGCGGTGGAGCACGGCAGCGGGCTGCTGGTAGGGGTCGACCGGGCAAAGATACTCGATACGGCCGTCAGGCTGCTTGACAGCCCGGAGGAGATCGCAAAGATAGAAAAGAAGTGCGCGGCTCAGCCCTTCGGGGACGGAACGGCCTCAATCAAAATAGCAAATACTCTAAAGGAGAGTCTGCGGGACTAA